The sequence ATTTCAAAACAATATCTTTGAACAATCAATGCAGTTTATATGAATTGGGGTTGCTGAACAATTGGCATAGTTGGATAATATGTGcacagaaaaaataaaagcatGCCACTTTccaggaaaaagaaaacaatacaAAAGCAGAATAAACATAGAAATCTCATAAAAACAGAACAACACATAAAAGAACAAACATGGAAAATCATAAAACCCAACAAGTTAAGGCAAAAGGGttattgtatttgtacccaATGGAGGTCGAAGCAGCCTGGACAGACAAATTCTGTTTTTTTGGCAAGGAAGAACTGAGGCATGCGAAACTGTTGGATTTCATTGCTTTCAAAGGCAGTAAATAATTGGGTCTTGAACTGGAAACGTGGGGAGATGAAAGAGTGGCAGGAGAGGAGGCCATCAGCAGCTTGGCCTCcattgatgagagagagagagagagagagatgggttctttgagaaatCAGGAGAAAGAATGAAGGAATTGGACAGGGACTATGGTGTTGGTGGGAAGGGAGATGGAGAGGGGGTAGGTGTAGAGGTTGAATTGGAGGTGGGTAGGCTGAAGAGAGCATGCACCCAACGCAAAAAATGATCCCTCCACATtagtttttttgtgtgttttgtgaGACTTGTGTCTTGATTGGTTCGTTTCGATTTAATAATGCAATGTAGTGTGTAAATTTCTCTTGACACGACATTGAATTCTTTTCATGTTATTTCTTATCCTCTTATTGAAATAAAACTTACTTTATAGGTCATAGTTGATGCGATATTTTAAGTCAATTACGTTTTTATCTTACAGATCAAACACTTGCAATTATATGGAAACGTTAAAACATATAACCATGAGCGATTGACTTGAAACAAATAATAGTTCTTACCAACCCAATTACGCACTATATTACGGATCAGACACGCACAATTTTCTTCCACAAATTGTGAGTGGCTGCTTTAGGTGGATGGAACAAGTAACTGTTCTCACCAACACCATGACTTGCTCAGTCTGGTCTTCaatttaaatgtgttttatgAACCATTTGagaattatgacaattttttttcacatggagttagttaagaaaaaaaaaacaagacaaAAATGGCCATGAGCTCTCCACTTTCATTCCTAAAACCTCTTATTATACGACATTTGTGAGTTTAAGAATTATTTATTGATTAAATATTGACTGATCACTTGAGCttttgttttccttcaatttttatgTGAATTAACATTTGCTTTGTTTAAGCACTAGTGGTGAAAGAATATAACTGGGTGGAATAGTAGGCCGCAACTACTCTTAATTAAGCGTTTCTTCagatgaagagatttttcaatgtatttGAAATACATAACGATACACCACTTGTCATTATTCAATTGAATGAAGACTTGAAAACACTTTGCTCCACTTGCACAATAAAATATGGCGTACCACGAATTCTAGGCAGACTAAAAAATCACTCTTCCAAAAGGAAATGTGTTAGAATAAACTATATAAGGCTATATGCTTGTATAACAAGTTAAGAACCGTATATAAATTGACgacaaattaaaactatttttattcCGTTTATAATTGTTACTTTGGCATACACTACGAAAATATGAAAGCTCGTTCTTAACAGGCAAGGCATAAGAAAATCAAGCGTGAGCAATACCCAGTAGTGGCACGCGTGTAATCAAAATCAACTATTCAAAGTTCACGTGGCCTCCTTGTAGCCCTAAGTGCAATTTTGAATAAACAATATTACCTACACTAATACCATCTCTAATGGTTGGGCTAAAAACCAAATATTTTAGcctagaaaatttagcttttagcctagAAAtagcttttctgctccaaccgttcttgcctaaaattttagctcgagattattaaagaatgaatttaggctattatttttgttaaattaaatttaaaaaaaaatatatgtagactatcgtaaattaattttatgaacattttaatcttaaaaaatttaaattccgatttcTGGGCTAAATTTTGGGGGGAATCTGGCCTCAGTTTAGCATTTAGCATTTAACCCAAAATTTTCCCTTGGGTTGGATTGGGTTTGGGCGAAATTTTgaggggtaatttggcttttaaccCACTATTGGAGTTGGTCTAAGAGGGTAGCAGAGTGAGCTAAGCATCATAATgagttaacaataatgtggtttaaatttatttttagcaagagtcaaacctaaaacctttcacttataagtgaagaggaataccactagatcgtaATACTAAATGGAAGCCCTAAGTGCAATCTTTAAAGCATTTGAGAATCACACTCGAGGGACATTTGTGTTCACCACCATCTCTCCATTCAAACTACCTAGACAACGCCGAGGAGTAGATACAATATTGGTATGCTCAAAACAGTACAATGATGCTTAAACAAAGGTATGCTCAAAacatgtgtgttaaaaggttaataacttaaaaattaaaattttccactatttacataaaaacacgtggtgtaccatctgtGTTCCCGCCATAACTAAAAATTTTCCGTATTTTAGGCAGACTGAAAAACCACTCTTCCACAAAGGAAATGTGTTAGAATAAACTATATAAGGCTTTATGCTTGTATAACAAGTTAAGAACCATATATAAATTGACgacaaattaaaactatttttattcCGTTTATAATTTTTACTTTGGCATTCACTACGAAAATATGAAAGCTTGTTCTTAACAGGCAAGGCATAAGAAAATCAAGTGTGAGCAATACCCAGTAGTGGCAAGCCTGTAATCAAAATCAACTATTCAAAGTTCACGTGGCCTCCTTGTAGCCCTAAGTGCAATCTTTGAATAAACAATATTACTTACACTAAGAGAGCAGCAAAGTGAGCTAAGCATTATAATAagctaataataatgtgatttaaatttttttttagcaataatcaaacctaaaacctctcacttataagtgaagaggaatattactAGATCATAATACTAAATAGAAGCCCTAAGTGCAATCGTCAAAGCATTTGAGAATCACACTCGAGGGACATTTGTGTTCACCACCATCTTCAAATACTAAAATCTTAATAGGCAATTGAACTTACAAACATAAAAATAGACCGCCAACATCCAACAAGTTGACCTCAGGAATTGGAGAGAGCAGCATAGGGTTCACAAATGTATCATATCACAAGCAATGCAAGCACTCTGTTACATGTATTTGTTCGGAAGTCGGGTTGGCAACATGTAACAGGCTTTGTCTGGGTTCGATTCCTCGATTCCTTGATTCCTACCCATTTGAATAATTCCTCGAGCCGTTCTTGGTTGGACCAACCCGACTTCCGACAAATCTTTCTGGCAAGAATCACCGCTGACAATAATTTTGCTCAATTTGACGAGATTAGTAGGAATCAAGTCTCAAAATAAGATATAATTAACAAGAAAATTTCATATTAGAATGCTCCATCATATACAATTTAGGATTTAAAAATTCATGCTAAGCTCTAAAAGCCTCAAAACGGTGCCAAATACTCAATTGACACCCAACCTTGCTGCAATTCTATCGGCTAGACAGGTACAACACGTGCCATATATTAGGGTGGATATGCACATCCATAAGCTACCGAAAACCACTCCTGCACTAGTAAGAATATCAACATCACCAAATCCAACACCTGTTATGGTCACAACTGATAGATACAGAGAGTTCTGTAAGCTCAGATTTGCTGTGTAATGAAACCCAAACCTCCCTATCAATACAAAGATAAATGGTGCCACCATTGGAGCTAACAACTCTACCCAACTTACAAAACCGTCCGAATTATCTCCGCTGATACCAAACCACAATAGTAATCTTACTACTAGATTAAGCAAAATATCGCATACGGACATCAAACATACTTCCCCCCAGTAGCTCAGAAGCACACAAACAAAATAACTCAGTAATTCCACGAATACTTTCCCCCAAGTGGTATTTGGAACTATATCGCCATAACCTACTGTTGTCATTGTTTCCGCCGTGATAGCGAGTGCTAAAACAAAACCTCGTAACTTTCTCCCTTTGTTACGGTCAATAAAATCTTGCCTAAACCAGAAGCATAATGATAAAACTATAGCATACATACCTGGCCAGATAAAGGCTTGCCAACGCTTGCAAGTTGGTGGTGGTGCTAGAGGTGGAGGTGGTGGAGTAAGTAGTGGAGGTGGAAGtgaaggtggaggtggaagaATTGGCCATCGAAGTGGAGGGAAGTGTGGAAAGGGTGGTGGTGGTAATGGTAGTGAAGATGGAAATGAAGGAGGTGGAAGTGGTATAGGAGGAGATGGTGGTGGTAGAGATGGAGATTGAGGTGGTGCTATAGGTGGAAGTGGTGGCCATCGAAGTGGAGGGAAGTGTGGAAGGGGTGGTGGTGGTAATGGTAGTGAAGATGGAAATGAAGGTGGTGGAAGTGGTATAGGCGGAGATGGTGGTGGTAGAGATGGAGATGGAGATGGAGGTGGTGCTATAGGTGGAAGTGGTGGCCATCGAAGTGGAGGGAAGCGTGGAAGGGGTGGTGGTGGTAATGGTAGTGAAGATGGAAATGAAGGTGGTGGAAGTGGTATCGGCGGAGATGGTGGTGGTAGAGATGGAGATGGAGGTGGTGCTATAGGTGGAAGTGGTGGAGGAAGTAGTGGAGGTGGAAGTGGTGGCCATCGAAGTGGAGGGAAGCATGGAAGGGGTGGTGGTGGTAATGCTAGTGAAGATGGAAATGAAGGTGGTGGAAGCGGTATAGACGGAGATGGTGGTGGTAGAGATGGAGATGGAGGTGGTGCTATAGGAGGAAGTAGTAGAGGAAGTAGTGGAGGTGGTGGATGTGGTATAGGCGGAGGCGGTGGTGGTAGAGAAGGAGGTGGTGCTATATGTGGAAGTGGAGGAGGAAGTAGTGGAGGTGGAAATGGTGGAGGAAGTAGTGGAGGTGGAAGTGAAGGTGGAGGTGGTATCggcggaggtggtggtggtagagATGGAGGTGGTGCTATAGGTGGAAGTGGTGGAGGAGGTGGAAATAGAGGTGGTGGATGTGGTATATGcggaggtggtggtggtagagATGGAGGCGGTGCTATAGGTTGAGGTGGAAGTGAAGGTGGAGGTAATGGTGGAAGAATTGGGCATCGAAGTGAAGGTGGTGGTAGTGGATATGGAAATGGAGGTGGTGGACGTGGATGTGGTATAAGCGAAGGTGGCGGCGGTAGAGATGGTGGAGGCGGTTGTGGAagtggtggtggaggaggtggTGAAGATGGAAGTGAAGGTGGAGGTGGTGCAAGAGGTGGAAAtgaaggtggtgatggtggtggttgtAGAGGTGGAGGTGGTTGAAGTGGAAATGAAGGTGTAGGTAGTGTTGGTGGAGGTGGTAAAGGTGGAGGCAATATTGGAGGTGAAGGCAGCGGGGGTGGAGGTGAAGGAATTGAaggtggcggtggtggtggtggaaggATAAGTTGAAGGAGGGGACCTACGGGCCTATTCTCAAATGGCACCGCGGGGAAAGGCAAGGGATAAAAAGTGGTGGCGATGGACGGCAAAAGAATGGTCGAGGCAACAATTACGAAACGAGAAATTGTACTGCGCAGGGTGATCAATTCCGTGTTGCTCAACCTCACCTTCATCCTGCTCATATTGATCATCATCACCTTTAAAATGGAACCATAACATTCCTCCGCTTCACAACCATCTCTACATTGCAGCAAGCAAACACAAGCAATCAAACCCcattaaacaaacaaaccaaaaaagatGATACCTTTTTAACATCATGATCGGTCTAAGATATTTCCAGTGAGAGACGGAACAAATTACAACATACATTTAAAACAAGATACACAAATATTCAAGCAGAAAACTAACAAAATAACAATACCCATTTAAACAAGATACACAAATATTCAAGCTGAAAACTAGATTATGGAACGACAATTTACTTTGcttcatataaaacataaaaacaaaatataaattatctCTACTCCCCCTCACTCCCATTTCCAGAAACAAAAGGGGAAGAAATTATGGTACAAGAAAGTGAAGCGAAAAGTGGACTATCCTTTTTGAACATTGTATTAAAATGCCAAAAATTACATTAAAAACGTACCACTGGAGCTCTTCCCTCGGGAATGAGGATGAATGAGGAGGTGAGCTGAAGGAGGACGAGTAGAGCTGAAGGAGGACGAGTTGAGCAGGGGTTTTATACTGAGATTTTTGCCGGGTTTGAGTTTGTACGGGTACTGTAAATAATCTCTCCAAGAATTTTAATAAGGGAACGGGTGGGTAAAGCTGGGCGGGCCGGTAAGAATTGCGCGGGCGGGCGGGCGGTTGGAATTTTGCTTATTGGATTCTGAATTTGGGTCATTGAATTTTGATCTAAACGGCTCACAATAAAAGAGTTCAAACAAGCTTACCGTAGAATTGGGTCCTCCACTCTCTACATTACTTTTGTCTCTCTCTCCCATCTTCAACCTCACCCCTTACTCATTTTTCCCCCTCTTCCCCACCCAGGACAAAATCTCAAATTCAAAGTCCGCCCCAATatccaaaattaattaaaaaaccgTCCCAATGTCAAAATGATTCATGTGTTATAGTCATATGGCCAATTTAGTCCCCGTGTTTTCTATTTGGCTGATTTAGTCATCGTGTTTGTTTATGTTAGCCAAATAAAGACATTTCATTCAATCTCTTTTTTAAAAgtcataagaaaaattatatgagaTATAATTACCATTTTTCTTTATAGAAAATGAAAATCAATGAGAAATAACACATATAAGAGATAAAACTTCCAATCTGAAAAAAATGATTAGGTTGTGACTTAGAAAAGAGAAGGAGTAATATTAGGGAGGAGGTCGGGGAGTAGGGaggaaaataatttttcttttaatttttaattttatttcatttttaaatattttaaatcaaataaataattttataataatttatattttttttatagaagatgcgactatgggacagaggttcagggccgaaggggtagaggaagacctaggaaaactttggaagagactctaagaaaagacttagagtacttggatctaacgaaggacatgacacaggatcgagcacaatggcgttctaagattcatatagccgatcccactcagtgacttggattttccaagtctccaaccaagaagttttcctcactcgggaaattaagggaacactaccccaacctacatgctccactcagaaagcttcaacaaaagaaaattcaaagaacttagcgaagaaggctttggtgtatttaacacaatacgttgaaatgaaggaaagcttatttattgatatccccgataagctacaaatatgtacatatacatgagtcaaaataaacacataagagggagccttcacaaaggttgcttaggagaagtctcagcagtcggtagagccccagaaagagaaggcaccggagggggatcatttggagcctcagtactggacagaaccctagaaggaggaggcatcagaggttgatcatttggagcttcattacgcggtacagccccagaagacgaaggcaataaatgcctttggaacaaacccacaaatctctgatgatcaagtaaaacctgaccatcagtttccttcatctggtcaagcttcctcttcatgtttgtagcatagtcatgtgcgagccggtgcaactgtttattctcatgcttgagccctctaatctcctgtttgagactcatcacttcagccgccaatgattcaacttggcgggttcgagcaaataggcgttgggccatattagacacagaacctgcacactgaacactgagagccagcgaatccttaacagctaactcatcagaccgtttggaaagtagtctgttatctttgggagtgagaaggttcctggccaccaccgcagcggtcatatcattcttcatcacggaatccccaacggtaagaggaccagttggggagacgaaggatgggcgccatatgttgtctggagaaggcggggctgcctcttcaacaaggttcaagtcaaaatgacggtcggaggggccagacattttcaaaggtgttgaagagagaagaggtcggacaaatcaagatcttagaagtgcaagaatgaagcttctactggtggagattcaagtgtgctttggaacttaatgccagcctctataaaaatctgcactcgacggagcttcagaaatcaaagaggcgcctgctcagaaatcgaagaggcgtttgctttctcaaaagttgggctgcttagagatcacgagggttgatctcagaaatggaagagccgtttgctttctcaaaagttgggctgctcaaagaccacgaaggccgatctcagaaatcgaagaggcgctcgctttctcaaaagctgggctccctagagaccacgagggccgatctcagaaatcgaagaggcacctacttttccagccttgtcagcacctgtcacacgcacactcagctttgcggaaattatgggcattctgtcaaagacttctggggaagtagaaaacacatgaatcttactgttcaatcacccacttcccacacgcaacaatagctcatgggtaccacagataactttgccaaagttctctgccaaagttgagcacgtgaagcttgcagctcccactacatcgctctgaccaagaagggtaaaagaatagcaaagaaacagcactaacaaagtttagacccataaattttgaaggtctagctaccatattattacccacaagggtaaaggaacagtaccactgctggataattggaaagtccatgtatgtcaacctctgtgcttcgtggcaaggtagactagcaaacatgcccaacctttactcacattcgagaaaacactcccaataagattgcttgctccaaaat is a genomic window of Malus domestica chromosome 09, GDT2T_hap1 containing:
- the LOC114826810 gene encoding uncharacterized protein, with the protein product MKELDRDYGVGGKGDGEGVGVEVELEIKACQRLQVGGGARGGGGGVSSGGGSEGGGGRIGHRSGGKCGKGGGGNGSEDGNEGGGSGGSGGHRSGGKCGRGGGGNGSEDGNEGGGSGIGGDGGGRDGDGDGGGAIGGSGGHRSGGKRGRGGGGNGSEDGNEGGGSGIGGDGGGRDGDGGGAIGGSGGGSSGGGSGGHRSGGKHGRGGGGNASEDGNEGGGSGIDGDGGGRDGDGGGAIGGSSRGSSGGGGCGIGGGGGGREGGGAICGSGGGSSGGGNGGGSSGGGSEGGGGIGGGGGGRDGGGAIGGSGGGGGNRGGGCGGGSGYGNGGGGRGCGISEGGGGRDGGGGCGSGGGGGGEDGSEGGGGARGGNEGGDGGGCRGGGG